Proteins encoded together in one Candidatus Obscuribacterales bacterium window:
- a CDS encoding metallophosphoesterase, whose protein sequence is MHRLLSGSLSIETITVPISGLPSHLGGIKIAQLSDLHYDGLRLSDRLLAQAIAATNAAQPDLVVITGDHVTDDPSPAPDLARRLASIQSRLGTYAILGNHDIVPASAKGYITDAFTLAGIQVLWNQIAYPWGADLPVVGLADLWSREFNPGLVMHQLDPATPRIVLSHNPDSAVQLQKWRVDLQLSGHTHGGQIVIPGLGPVPTWYQTIRRWVPRSLRRWVPYMREDCHRVVKHWEWAQGLHQVGPNYLYVNRGLGTFPPARLFCPPELTIITLIPQPSAAMAGAIAEHRSVLAAH, encoded by the coding sequence ATGCATAGGCTATTATCTGGGTCGCTAAGCATTGAAACCATCACAGTTCCAATCTCAGGGCTTCCATCTCATTTAGGTGGCATCAAAATCGCACAATTGTCAGATTTACACTATGACGGCCTACGGCTGTCAGACCGGCTCCTAGCCCAAGCGATCGCAGCGACTAATGCGGCTCAGCCGGATCTCGTGGTCATCACCGGAGATCATGTCACCGATGATCCATCCCCAGCTCCGGATCTAGCACGACGGCTAGCCTCTATTCAAAGCCGCTTGGGTACCTACGCCATTCTCGGCAACCACGACATCGTGCCTGCCAGTGCCAAAGGGTACATCACCGATGCATTTACCCTAGCGGGCATCCAAGTCCTATGGAATCAGATTGCTTATCCATGGGGTGCCGATCTACCGGTGGTGGGGTTAGCAGATTTATGGTCACGGGAGTTTAACCCTGGTCTGGTGATGCATCAGCTTGATCCCGCTACACCGCGCATCGTCCTATCCCATAACCCCGATAGTGCTGTGCAGCTCCAAAAATGGCGGGTTGACCTCCAACTCTCCGGCCACACCCACGGCGGGCAGATCGTCATCCCCGGTCTAGGGCCTGTGCCCACCTGGTACCAAACCATTCGTCGTTGGGTGCCGCGATCGCTGCGGCGCTGGGTGCCCTACATGCGAGAAGACTGCCATCGTGTCGTCAAACATTGGGAATGGGCTCAGGGTCTCCACCAGGTTGGCCCCAACTATCTGTATGTGAATCGAGGCTTAGGGACATTTCCGCCCGCCCGCCTTTTTTGTCCCCCAGAGTTAACCATCATCACCCTCATACCCCAACCTTCAGCTGCGATGGCGGGGGCGATCGCAGAACATCGATCTGTCTTAGCAGCCCACTAA
- a CDS encoding GNAT family N-acetyltransferase codes for MQDIYQDVVIRDWQPSDRHPAAALIGAVLSEYGLAQESDGADWDAWNVEAAYWQTGGQFWVVECQADVVGTAGFYPVNHSTGSVEIRKMYLHQGVRGKGLGRYLLNALEQAIALQGYQQIWIETASVLKEAVRLYETSGYRRTSPGETVRCDLMYVKTLPNLPPPSAPIAR; via the coding sequence ATGCAAGATATCTATCAAGATGTGGTCATTCGAGATTGGCAACCCAGCGATCGCCACCCTGCAGCGGCGCTCATTGGTGCAGTACTCAGTGAATATGGCCTTGCTCAAGAGTCTGACGGGGCGGATTGGGATGCCTGGAATGTGGAAGCGGCCTACTGGCAAACCGGCGGCCAGTTTTGGGTGGTGGAATGCCAAGCTGATGTCGTTGGCACAGCCGGATTCTATCCAGTTAACCACTCAACAGGTTCAGTCGAAATTCGCAAGATGTACCTCCACCAAGGGGTCAGGGGCAAGGGACTCGGACGATATTTACTGAATGCCCTCGAACAAGCGATCGCTCTCCAGGGCTATCAGCAGATTTGGATTGAAACCGCATCGGTGCTCAAAGAAGCCGTGCGTCTCTACGAAACCAGCGGCTATCGGCGTACGTCTCCAGGTGAAACGGTACGCTGTGATTTGATGTATGTTAAGACTTTACCGAACCTGCCCCCCCCATCTGCACCTATCGCAAGATAG
- a CDS encoding cupin domain-containing protein, whose translation MLISKLENCTEFTAGDGTTLRELLHPDKQAIALRYSLAHAILPIGQRSTPHSLTTSEVYYILSGVGEMHIDDETAIVKAGDAIYIPPNARQFIHNAGNDPLIFICIVDPAWRKEDEIVYPDGGA comes from the coding sequence ATGTTGATCAGCAAACTCGAAAATTGTACTGAATTTACAGCCGGCGATGGCACCACGCTTCGTGAATTGCTCCATCCCGACAAACAGGCGATCGCCCTGCGCTACAGCCTCGCCCATGCTATTTTGCCGATTGGGCAACGCTCCACCCCTCACTCTCTCACGACCTCGGAGGTTTATTATATTCTCAGCGGCGTGGGCGAAATGCATATTGATGATGAGACCGCGATCGTGAAGGCGGGAGATGCTATCTATATTCCCCCCAACGCTCGTCAGTTTATCCACAATGCCGGGAATGATCCCTTAATTTTCATCTGCATTGTGGATCCAGCCTGGCGGAAAGAAGACGAAATAGTCTATCCAGACGGCGGTGCTTAA
- a CDS encoding ammonium transporter, with translation MMSNKLMQAKRLHGSRRRKTFGSSYLPDAVGFFKRLQRVLPNRSFAWLAIVPLAVLIVGAWGLAASAQEEAAALTPEDVQAVLDNIWILVASILVIFMNAGFGMLETGFCRQKNAVNILSKNLLVFALATLAFWAVGFSLMFGAAGGGFLGFGGWFLSSTDPATYGLDGGTLTISVFFLFQAAFAGTAATIVSGAVAERIKIIDFVIFSIVLTAIVYPISGHWVWGGGMLSEIGFLGGAGFSDFAGSTVVHSAGGWAALMGAAILGPRIGKYQDGQPSALPGHNMSIATLGCLILWIGWFGFNPGSQLAADSAVPYIAVTTNLAAAAGGVAATVTSWTLSGKPDLSMIINGILAGLVAITAGCAGVSFLGAVVIGLIGGVLVVFSVYFFDSIQIDDPVGAVSVHLVNGIWGTLAVGLFDMGGGLFYGAGPTQLLAQIMGILTVGLWVVVCSTIVWSILKATLSLRVTPEEELMGLDIGEHGMEAYSGFIKESSSMPSSTSAGVGS, from the coding sequence ATGATGTCTAATAAGTTGATGCAAGCAAAGCGGTTACATGGTAGCCGACGAAGGAAGACCTTCGGCTCTTCATACTTACCCGATGCAGTAGGGTTCTTTAAGCGACTGCAGCGAGTTCTTCCCAATCGCTCCTTTGCTTGGCTAGCCATTGTGCCGCTAGCTGTCTTAATTGTGGGTGCTTGGGGCCTAGCCGCATCCGCACAGGAAGAAGCAGCAGCACTCACACCCGAAGATGTTCAAGCCGTCTTGGACAACATTTGGATCTTAGTTGCTTCCATCCTTGTCATTTTCATGAACGCCGGGTTCGGGATGCTAGAAACCGGGTTCTGTCGGCAGAAAAATGCTGTCAACATTCTCAGTAAAAACCTGCTGGTTTTCGCGTTAGCCACCCTAGCCTTCTGGGCTGTTGGTTTTTCGCTCATGTTTGGTGCTGCAGGGGGTGGTTTCCTCGGTTTTGGAGGATGGTTCCTCAGCAGTACAGACCCAGCAACCTACGGGTTAGATGGCGGTACACTGACAATCTCGGTATTCTTCCTATTCCAAGCCGCCTTTGCCGGCACCGCTGCCACCATCGTGTCTGGGGCAGTGGCTGAACGGATTAAGATTATCGATTTTGTCATCTTCAGCATTGTCTTAACTGCCATTGTCTACCCCATCAGCGGACACTGGGTCTGGGGTGGTGGCATGTTGTCTGAGATTGGTTTCTTGGGCGGTGCTGGTTTCTCTGACTTTGCTGGCTCCACGGTGGTTCACTCCGCTGGTGGTTGGGCAGCTCTCATGGGTGCAGCCATTCTCGGCCCCCGGATTGGTAAATACCAAGACGGTCAACCCAGTGCTCTACCCGGTCACAACATGAGCATTGCCACCCTGGGATGCTTAATCCTGTGGATCGGCTGGTTTGGGTTCAACCCCGGTTCTCAGTTAGCTGCTGACAGCGCCGTTCCTTATATTGCTGTGACCACCAACCTAGCGGCTGCCGCTGGTGGGGTTGCCGCAACCGTAACCTCTTGGACGCTATCGGGCAAGCCTGATCTTTCCATGATCATCAACGGTATCTTGGCAGGTCTCGTCGCTATTACCGCCGGTTGTGCTGGTGTTAGCTTCCTAGGTGCAGTGGTGATTGGGTTGATTGGTGGTGTCTTAGTTGTATTCTCTGTGTACTTCTTCGACAGCATCCAAATTGATGACCCGGTCGGCGCTGTGTCGGTTCACTTGGTGAACGGCATCTGGGGTACCTTGGCAGTTGGTCTCTTTGATATGGGCGGCGGCTTGTTCTACGGTGCTGGCCCCACGCAGTTGCTAGCTCAAATCATGGGTATTCTCACTGTTGGTCTCTGGGTAGTGGTGTGTAGCACCATTGTCTGGTCGATCTTGAAGGCCACCCTATCGCTCCGGGTGACCCCAGAGGAAGAACTGATGGGTCTCGACATCGGCGAACACGGCATGGAAGCCTACAGTGGCTTTATTAAAGAAAGTAGCAGCATGCCCTCTAGCACCAGTGCTGGGGTTGGCAGCTAG
- a CDS encoding GDSL-type esterase/lipase family protein, with the protein MVAILMQSKGSDRLDYALPSGVPPSRPNLMAVVATPDLGPRHQLAYQEWLAILQQEAQSIAGRAPDHLAILAGDSISLWFPPEILPPEQQWLNQGISGETSEGLLARLYLFDDTRPDQIFVMIGINDLIQGVDAAVVLEQQQAIIQDLKQRHPRAEIIVQSLLPHAGEQATWEGRDRLLALPNTVIRDLNSQLQAIAEQEKVEYLDLYPLFADPSGHLILHLTTDGLHLSEQGYWVWRSAIQSYNLRDR; encoded by the coding sequence ATGGTAGCTATCCTGATGCAGAGCAAGGGGAGCGATCGCCTAGATTATGCTTTACCCTCAGGCGTGCCACCCTCTCGCCCTAACCTGATGGCTGTTGTTGCCACACCAGACTTAGGACCTCGTCACCAGTTGGCCTACCAAGAATGGTTAGCGATCTTGCAGCAAGAAGCTCAATCGATCGCCGGGCGCGCTCCCGATCATCTCGCTATCTTGGCTGGAGATTCCATAAGCCTCTGGTTTCCGCCGGAAATTTTGCCCCCAGAGCAACAATGGCTCAACCAAGGTATTTCAGGCGAAACCTCCGAAGGGTTGCTTGCACGACTCTATTTATTTGACGATACGCGCCCTGACCAAATCTTTGTGATGATTGGCATTAACGATCTCATCCAAGGCGTTGATGCAGCCGTTGTCCTTGAGCAGCAACAGGCGATTATCCAAGATCTTAAGCAGCGACATCCGAGGGCCGAGATCATTGTGCAGTCTCTTTTGCCCCACGCAGGCGAGCAGGCAACATGGGAAGGGCGCGATCGCCTCTTAGCGCTTCCCAACACCGTCATTCGCGATTTAAATAGCCAGCTTCAAGCGATCGCTGAGCAGGAAAAGGTGGAGTATTTGGATCTCTATCCGCTCTTTGCCGATCCCTCCGGACACCTCATTCTCCATCTCACCACCGATGGCCTTCATCTGAGTGAGCAGGGCTATTGGGTCTGGCGATCGGCCATCCAGTCCTACAACCTACGCGATCGTTAA
- a CDS encoding AarF/ABC1/UbiB kinase family protein, whose translation MSQSVLEQMKRYDVQAIARYYRLRPWLTIWRGLVVVLSFLGFLWGFAWDGWLKRSEATRLKRAAQLRQLLTRLGPTFIKVGQSLSTRPDLVRRDFLDELTKLQDQLPPFPTPQAFNIVESELDRSLVEVFADISSQPVAAASLGQVYRARLMSGEEVAVKVQRPNLLPKITVDLFLMRWAAGWLAPWLPLNLGHDLTLIVDEFGTKLFEEIDYLNEGRNAETFAANFQYSPQIKVPDIYWRYSSRKVLVLEWIDGFKLTDTQQVRNSQLDQDTLIEIGVTSGLQQLLEFGFFHADPHPGNLFAMADGRMAYIDFGMMDQLGQEMKETLVDAVVHLINQDYADLARDFVKLGFLTPDTDIMPIVPALEKVLGSALGESVRDFNFKTITDQFSELMYEYPFRVPAKFALIIRSLVTQEGLALSLNPDFKIVDVAYPYIARRLLKGESPQLRRRLLEILIRDGKFQWHRLENLLAIARADASFDLLPTAQLGLQYLFSEEGAFLRRQLILALVEDDRFHTEEIQRIWELVKDDLQPANLFNVALGALTSFSAERAAALIPAFAQTSSPEPSVLR comes from the coding sequence GTGAGTCAGTCAGTGCTCGAACAGATGAAACGCTACGACGTTCAGGCGATCGCTCGCTACTATCGACTGCGTCCTTGGCTCACAATTTGGCGCGGTCTGGTTGTTGTTCTTTCCTTCCTCGGCTTCCTTTGGGGGTTTGCCTGGGATGGTTGGCTGAAGCGATCGGAAGCGACGAGGCTCAAGCGTGCAGCTCAGTTGCGTCAATTGCTCACTCGCCTCGGGCCGACGTTTATCAAAGTCGGACAGTCCCTGTCCACTCGCCCAGATTTGGTGCGCCGAGACTTTTTGGATGAGCTGACCAAGCTTCAAGATCAGCTTCCTCCCTTTCCCACCCCTCAAGCCTTCAATATTGTTGAATCTGAGCTAGATCGCTCGCTGGTTGAAGTTTTTGCCGATATTTCGTCTCAGCCGGTGGCGGCAGCTAGCTTGGGGCAAGTCTACCGAGCTCGGCTGATGAGCGGTGAAGAGGTGGCGGTGAAGGTGCAACGCCCCAACCTCTTGCCCAAAATTACCGTTGATTTGTTTTTGATGCGCTGGGCGGCGGGTTGGCTGGCTCCCTGGCTGCCGCTGAATCTAGGTCATGACTTGACCTTGATTGTGGATGAATTTGGCACCAAGCTCTTTGAAGAAATCGACTACCTCAACGAAGGGCGCAATGCGGAAACCTTTGCGGCCAACTTTCAATATAGTCCCCAAATCAAAGTTCCTGATATCTACTGGCGCTACAGCAGCCGGAAAGTGCTGGTACTGGAGTGGATCGATGGCTTTAAGCTTACCGACACTCAGCAGGTGCGCAATTCCCAGCTCGACCAAGACACGTTAATTGAGATCGGGGTCACTTCGGGGCTCCAGCAGTTACTAGAGTTTGGCTTTTTCCACGCCGATCCCCATCCCGGCAACCTGTTTGCCATGGCCGATGGCCGCATGGCCTACATTGACTTTGGCATGATGGATCAGCTCGGTCAGGAGATGAAAGAGACTCTAGTGGATGCTGTCGTCCATCTGATCAACCAAGACTATGCCGATCTAGCTCGGGACTTTGTCAAGCTGGGCTTCCTCACGCCTGATACCGACATTATGCCGATTGTGCCAGCGCTAGAAAAAGTGTTGGGCAGTGCCTTGGGGGAAAGTGTTCGGGATTTCAACTTCAAAACCATCACCGATCAATTTTCGGAGTTGATGTATGAGTATCCGTTCCGGGTGCCTGCTAAGTTTGCCTTGATCATTCGCTCCTTGGTGACCCAGGAAGGGCTAGCCCTTAGCCTCAATCCTGACTTTAAGATTGTAGATGTGGCCTACCCCTACATTGCGCGGCGGCTGTTGAAGGGAGAGTCTCCCCAACTGCGTCGCCGTTTGCTGGAAATCCTCATCCGCGATGGCAAATTCCAGTGGCATCGATTGGAAAACCTGTTGGCGATCGCCCGTGCCGATGCCAGCTTTGACCTATTGCCCACGGCTCAGCTCGGGTTACAATACTTGTTCTCCGAGGAGGGAGCGTTTCTTCGCCGTCAGCTCATTTTGGCGTTGGTGGAAGACGATCGCTTCCACACGGAAGAAATTCAGCGCATCTGGGAATTGGTGAAAGACGATCTGCAGCCAGCCAACTTGTTCAATGTGGCCCTTGGTGCCCTCACAAGTTTCTCGGCAGAGCGGGCCGCCGCCCTCATCCCAGCCTTTGCCCAAACTTCCTCGCCGGAGCCCTCGGTTTTGCGATAG